TATTATAAATTTTTCTCGTGGCTTTAAATTTCTTTGGTAGATTTTAGAAAAATGTTCGTGGCATTCAAAGAATATGTTCGCGTGTTTAAAAAATGTGCATGTAGTGTAAAAAATTTGCTCACGCAAGTTTAATGTTTGTGTGGCCCATTAAAAAAATTGTTTGTGACATTAAAAAATGATAACACATTTCGAAGAAATTTATTTTCACgcattttagaaaaatgttcatcatgtattgaaAAATGTTATGTGAGCTCAAAAAATGTTTGATGTGTACATAAAAAATCTTTACATGTACTCGAAAAATATTAATCATGATTTAAAAACTCAAGGTGGATTTTAAAACTGTTTCACATGTATTAAAATATATTCAATGTGTATACGAAGAATGCTCAGTGTTTATTTGATAAATGGTTAACgtttattcaaaaaaaattcaaacatgtATTTGAATGAAAAACATCatgtattataaaaatgttcaacgtgtatctACATTTCTTATAAATAAATGTACAATGTGTGTTGAAAAAAGTTGATGTGTAttttagagaagaaaagaaaaaacaaacaaacaagaaataaagaaaacaaaaaacccgaAAGAAAAACCATTGAAAATAGTAATGTAAAACATCAGAAAAAGATACAAAAACACATGGAACCTTCGTAAAACTTGCCATAACTGGTGAAATGTTCTATGTACCAGTGCAAAACTTTTGCAAAATTGCTTGTGTAGGTCTTAATTGGGCCGGCCCATCCTACAGATCGCCTATTGCAAGATGAAACTTGGGTAGCAACTAAGCATTGGTTACCATTtctcaaataataataataataataatcaatgGTTACCCCTTCGGGGCTCCTGGAAGGGTCACTTTCTTGGTATTCAAGTGCATCAAGTGGTGCGCCCAGCCGCGGGCAGTTGTTGCGTGCTTAGCGCTCCCTCTAGTTGTGGTTTTTTTGGCTCTTTGGTTTTTGCCTTATTTTCCCTAGGTTCCGGAGtaatctttttttttttgcaaagcaCATATGTGCTtctcagaaaggaaaaaaatgtgCCTCCACATGAAGCACATATTTGCCTCTTTTAAAAAAAAATCAGTGCTTCTGGGAGAAGCATAGCTATACTTTTCGaaagaaaaaaattgtgcttcttgaGAAAAAAAGGTGAAAAACTACAACTATGATTTCTAGTCTTTTTTTTCTTCATTATTCATTTTCTGGTTGGCGGTTTTTTAGGTTTTTGTTTTTTATAcatttttgcttttgcttttttttCTAGTTTTCAGTTTTCTTGGTTTTTAATGAAAAAAGTCAAATCCATTTAATATGGGATCTAGGTGCTAAGATCAggatgcgagaaattcaacggtgaAGATGGTTTGGGATTTGGACGCACGATTGAAGAGATAGAACATTTTGAATAAAAGAATGTAcgaaaaaataaatcaaaaaacacccaggttgcgacaagtggcggacATGCAGTGCGCCACTTGCCCGTGGCTGAGAAGATGGGGTGACTTTTTACAAGAGGTGCCTCATAACTTGTCATTTCGCAAAACTTGGTCTCACATTAGTCTTTTTTAGGGACTTGCCAACACTTCTATTGCTCATTATAAACGTTCGTAGGGATACAAGCTAGGTCATGTGAATTAAGAAGCCATATATGGCGACCCTGATCAAGCAAAGAGGCATGTTTGGCAAGAATATGAACTTCAAAATTTGAAGCTTGACCTTCAAAACTAACAACTTTCAAAATAGCTAGACCTAAGAATAAACTCCTTAATGATGGGCAAGTAAGAGCCCACGGAACCACCTTTTATATTCTCCACTATTTGCTTGCAATCACATGGAATAACCACCTTGGTCATCCTAAACCCTTCATCAATTAAATCCCATAAAAATAAAACTAAGGAGCGTCTCCATGAATCAAAATAATGTCGCAAAACTGACAATGATCATCTGGGCTCATCTTTCTGTGGTCACGCACACTAGTCAAAATATAGCTCTCGCGGCCTTGTACATGGCAATGCCGACCCATGAGATGAGAAAGCAATTGCAGTGTAGGCATGCCTAATATAGCTAAGTGGGATATCCATGTGGACCGATTGAATGAGTGCAACAAAATCCTTAGGACACTAGAGTAGTCTATGTGCCTATTTGTTTCTTGTGGATAACCCTATTTCATGCGTGTTGGTAGTCGACCTAACGGATAGGCGCTCGACCGTTAAACCAaagtgggccagcccatttaatgcAGCACAGTATTTTGGTCTTAGGACCTTTCTAAAAGATTCTATCTCGCCTTTTATCAGTTATCTTTTTCCTGTATTTTCGGTAACATTTTTCCTGGTTttcatttgttttttattttctttattctgtgtcttttttgatttgtttcttcatatttttttcataatccacatatttcaaaaaatgttcagatttcCAAAAACAAATGTTCACTCTTCAAGAAATGTTACAAATTTTAAAAGAAAATTTGTGCATTTGACAACTTGTTTGGTTTCAGAAACGTTCagaattccaaaaaaaatcaaatcTTATTTTTTAAAAatcttcaagaaatattcagaacaTCAAAAattgtttgaaaatttcaaaaactctCTAGAGTTTCAAACTTTTGTTCACTTTCATAAATATGTTCATATTTTCcagaaaataattttcaaaaattgttcggaatTTCTAAAACTTAGAAAAAATTCAAAGTTCAAAAGCTTTAAAGAATGTTTGAAATTTAAAAATAAAATCATTTTTTTGGTAAAAATGTTAAATGTTTTGGGAAAATTATTCCCATTTTGAGAAAATATCATCAACTAAAATATTTGGTTAAAAATGTATTTTTTCTTAAACATATTCACAAAATTTTCTACATTTGTTATCAGTCCTATAGGAGGTCCTTTTTTCTTCCCCTTTTCTTTGCCATCGACAACGAGGCCTCTAACACGACGAGGAAACCCACGCTAGCCTAATGGGTCAGAAGTGTAGAGGCACATTTAAATAAATACTCAGAAACTATATTTTTACAATATAGTTTTAAAATGCATGGAAATATTTACAATTTATTTTCAAATATAtacattttaaaatgttcattttATATTAAAACAATTTCTAGTTTGTGTTTAAAATATGTTCAGTGTGTACTTAAAAGATGTTCACCATATATAAAATATTGTTATTCGTATATTTATAATATTTACAGTTTGTGTTTAAAATTATTCATTGTATGTTAAAAAAGTATATACACTATATATAGAAAAGGTTCAccatatattaaaaaatgttcattgtatacaACAAAAATGTTTAGCAAATATTGAAAAACGTTCACCATGTTTTAGTATCTttctcatgtattaaaaaatgtataTTTAGAAATGAATAGGAATTATAAAGGGAAAACACACAGAAAaaataagcaaaaacaaaagagaACCGGAAGAAAAAacagagaaaaggaaaaaaatacattGAACCTTCAAGAATATTCACAAAACCCCCACAAAGGAACGGTGCACGACTGCAAAAAAATCTCCAAGAATCTTCACAAAACCACCACGAACAAAACAAGGAAAAGGAGCAACAACTAATCATAGTCAATTGTTAGGAGAGCACATTATTTTTATCCATGATTGTTTCTGGCTTGCGAGGCTCACACATGATTTTCATTTGGTACGGTTAGGATGATGACAACGGCTCACTGGCTTAGCTTGCTGGGAGAATGTCGTACCAAAGGACCGAACACTGTTCCTTGTCCAGGAAGATAAGAAGATTACAAATTAATAGAAGCTCAAGCAGGCCCACCCACAAAAGGAGTGATCTTAGTTGCCATTTGCTGCATACATCATGTTTTTCTTTTTTCAGTAGATTGATTGCTTTCGGTAATACTCCTAgtaagacttaagtgtgtttgcatTATGGATAGTTGATGACCATCTCTGTTGAACACTTGTATTGTGTTCCGGTTGATTAACTCTGTACAAGATGTTGCCCCAAGTAGCTTATTAAGTACCAAATTTAGTCTCACAAAAAAAGGGTACCAAAATCAAGAGTTTGACAAGTTCTTGTTCTCTCATCTAATCCCAATGTCTAACAAACTTATTTACAAGTTGTAGTGAATAGTCAGCAACAGGTGCAGGGTGCAAGCGAATTAAGAACAACATATTAAGAATAGGAGAACTGACAGGGGGTATCTTTTTTAGCAGTGCATAGCTCACAGCAATTCAAAACTATTATTACGTTCCTTCGAATAACGATGCCAAAAAAAaagaacaacaaaaagaataacgaTGCCAGAAAACATAAACCTTGTCATAAAAAAAGATGGACCAAGCCGGAGgcacttgctaagtttgagccaataTTTACATAATCTAGTCTAGTACATCATTGAGAAATCTACAACAGCTGTTAGCTAGTGTCTTGACCTCCACTAGTAGTCCAACACTGAAAATAATGTTCCACCCATCCCTGCTGTAACTTAGGGTCATGTTGTATTAtctggatttccaaaaaatacatgtCACTTGTCATGTCTGAATTTCCCATAGCACCCTATATGTCAAATCAACTGATGAAATGATACCGACCGAACACTTTGTTTAGGACCACTAAGCTATATATGTACTGAGAGTTCGTGTGTGCGTACTGATTCAAAGTCAGCTCCAGTGCACATCAGTCTGACGAATACGAACATATTTTGTATTGTACTGATTCAAAGTCAGCTCCAGTGCACATCAATATGACAAATATGAATAAATTTCATATTCACGACGTCAAAAATATCAATATTGTTTATACAAGTGGGGTGTTGCGTGCAAGGATACATACCAATGTCACTCAGATACGATGGTACTAGCCTGAAACCTCAAGACTAGCTTTTGTTCACTTATACAATTATTCACCCAAGTAATGATGAAATTATTTAGCGGCGATAAAGATGTTCATGGCTAAGAACTAATGGTTCGACCACCATCAATGCAAATGGTTTGGCCAGTGATGTAAGAAGCTGCCGGCATACACAAAAATGACACTGCCGAGGCGATCTCCACCGGCTTAACACTCCGTCCCAACGGGGTCTTCGAGTTCTCTTGCTTCATGTACTCTGAATCTACCTATCAATCCACAACAACTACTTGTTATCCACATTTAATTAGAAAAATATATGAAAACTTGCTGGCAGTGTAGCATGCAAAAATAAAAGTTGCTAATTTCTTGGATAAAGAAACTGGCAAACAGATCAAGCTATGCTCTCCCAAAATTTTGGCCATGAATTCGTGATTGAGTATAAATCCGTCACTCTCTCTAACTCGTATCATAGTGAAAAATGCACTAGTGCTTGCTTCAATCAATTACGATCTAGCTATTTTACACATGAGTTGAAATGTTGGAATCTTTTTCCCTCCCCATGTGAAGTGAACTTATTTATCTTATAAATACTTTCCATAATATGGTTTAAAATTCATGTGCTTTTATTTAAACTAGAAGGAAGTTTGCTAGGCGATTGCTTACATCTTTAATCACATCTGTTGTGACAAATCCTGGGGCGACGCCATTCACACGGATCTTGTTAGGGGCCCACTCGGTGGCTAAATTCCTCGTAAGCTGGTTCACCGCGCCTACATAACAGAGGAGAAAGATAaccatggagagagagagagagagagagagagagagagagagagagagagagagagagagagagagagagagagagagagagagatggatccCACATAATTTTAGCTAGGTACAAAATtaactttcaacattaatagaAACATAGAAAACATAGATTTAAATTATATATATGTAGTAACTTGTACATAATTTCTCCAGATGATACAGTAGTCATAGAAAACATAGCTAAGACTCCATTTAAATCGAATTATAACTTGTACATTGTAAAAACTTAAATTCCATTATATATATAGTACTTTCATAGCTTAGATGCACAATAGTATATTATATATATGTTGCCAATTAAGTACATATGTAGGTACCTTTTGTGATAGCATAAACGGTGGAGCCTGCGAAGGCAATTGAGCCTCCAATGGAGGACACGTTGATGATGCTGCCTCCTCCAGCAATAGAAGCGTGTATGAGAAGAGGGCGTGCAAGTTGACTTAGATGGAAGCTCGCCTCCAAGTTGGTGGTCATCAGATTCGAGAAGTCGTCCGCCGTACATTCAGCAGCAGGCTTGAACCAAAATTGCACTGCATTGTTCACATGCATTACATACACAAAGCTAGCAATTTATTAAACCCTTCACTTGGTTGATGCTCAATCAGAGCTGAATATTGGTTGTTGGCACAACTTACTAGTATGTCGAGCTTGCCGTCGAATGTTTGTCGGACCGTCTCCATAAGCTTCTCCCTCTGGGCGCGCACCGAGACATCACAGACAGAAACGGTGACCCGCAGGTTCTTCTCCTCCCACCGCCGGCGGCACTCCTCCAGCTCCGCCGCGTTCCGAGAGCAGGTGTGCACCCTCGCCCCAAACCCAGCAAGCTCCTCCACGATGGCATGTCTAGTCGAGGACAAATTGAGATACtaagatactactccctccgtttggaattacttgtctcgaaaatggatgtatctagaacgttctagatacatccattttcgagataagtaattccgaacggagggagtagctgcgaTCGTAGAACTAAGAGCAAGAGCTTGTGTGGATAAATATACCCTATTCCTTTACTGCCGCCGGTGACGAGCGCCGTGGCGCCTGCCAGGCTCCACCTCTCCTCCCTGCTACCGCAGCCAGCCACTGccatctccccccctctctctctgccgcTCGCTCCGATGAGAGAAATGTCTATTGGTTGTTGGCAAAACTTGGCATTGTGCTACACGTATGTGAGTTCCTTTATAGCCGGCCCAAGACATGGAGGCACCCCACAAATTAAAAC
Above is a window of Triticum dicoccoides isolate Atlit2015 ecotype Zavitan chromosome 5B, WEW_v2.0, whole genome shotgun sequence DNA encoding:
- the LOC119306833 gene encoding noroxomaritidine/norcraugsodine reductase-like, translated to MAVAGCGSREERWSLAGATALVTGGSKGIGHAIVEELAGFGARVHTCSRNAAELEECRRRWEEKNLRVTVSVCDVSVRAQREKLMETVRQTFDGKLDILVNNAVQFWFKPAAECTADDFSNLMTTNLEASFHLSQLARPLLIHASIAGGGSIINVSSIGGSIAFAGSTVYAITKGAVNQLTRNLATEWAPNKIRVNGVAPGFVTTDVIKDVDSEYMKQENSKTPLGRSVKPVEIASAVSFLCMPAASYITGQTICIDGGRTISS